A genomic region of Candidatus Stoquefichus sp. SB1 contains the following coding sequences:
- a CDS encoding acyltransferase, translating into MFKKNYPYIDIMRIIAAILVIGIHTYPFLQISKEFDFLTTHVLGRIAVPFFFMTTAFFLFQSGLPSSQKLKKVFKQLFMIDLISIILYLPIQIYNHSLSLSPSIIFKDLLMNGTFYHLWYLPASMIGILIVYLLLRYLSIKQSFLIVLILYIIGLGGDSYYGLSVQIPLLKNLYSGIFLFCDYTRNGVFFAPLFIILGAFIAQHPQKIHKKAWFIAGGVSFAVMFIEAYLLNHYQFPRHDAMTIALPFVMYCLFMILISFSGKRYSLCKDLSLYVYIIHPFVIVIIRLVAKFIHLENILVQNNLLHFLFVTVFSFMISYICLCIKNGGLYHDKSTNI; encoded by the coding sequence ATGTTTAAGAAAAATTATCCTTATATTGATATCATGCGTATCATAGCAGCTATTCTTGTTATTGGTATACATACTTATCCTTTTTTACAAATCAGTAAAGAATTTGATTTTTTAACAACTCATGTTCTTGGAAGAATCGCTGTTCCCTTCTTCTTTATGACAACAGCATTCTTTCTTTTTCAATCAGGTTTACCCTCATCACAAAAATTAAAAAAAGTCTTTAAACAACTGTTTATGATTGATTTAATAAGTATCATTCTTTACTTACCTATTCAAATCTATAATCATTCTTTATCTTTAAGTCCATCAATCATTTTTAAAGATCTTTTGATGAATGGAACATTTTATCATTTATGGTATTTACCTGCTTCAATGATTGGAATTTTGATTGTTTATCTTTTGTTGCGATATTTATCAATAAAACAAAGTTTTTTGATTGTTTTGATTTTATATATTATTGGATTAGGTGGTGATTCATATTATGGCTTATCTGTACAAATTCCCCTCTTAAAAAATCTTTATTCAGGAATTTTTCTATTTTGTGATTATACCAGAAATGGGGTTTTCTTTGCTCCTCTTTTTATAATCTTAGGTGCATTCATTGCCCAACATCCACAAAAAATTCATAAAAAGGCTTGGTTTATTGCTGGTGGTGTGAGTTTTGCTGTGATGTTTATAGAGGCATATTTATTAAATCATTATCAATTTCCACGCCATGACGCTATGACTATAGCATTGCCTTTTGTTATGTATTGTCTTTTCATGATTTTAATATCTTTTAGTGGAAAACGATATTCACTTTGTAAAGACTTATCACTTTATGTTTACATTATTCATCCTTTTGTAATAGTGATAATCAGATTAGTAGCCAAATTCATCCATCTAGAAAATATTCTTGTCCAAAACAATTTATTACACTTTCTTTTTGTTACAGTCTTTTCATTTATGATTTCTTATATTTGTCTTTGCATTAAAAACGGAGGTCTTTATCATGATAAATCAACAAATATATAA
- a CDS encoding M15 family metallopeptidase: MKRYKRQYYQKPKSFPKKLVIIGIVLGILGVTTYFQWTRIQLILKGYNLTEQTMILSLDDQDIKTYLQEPKIAHLETWNTLKNQQHYLEYITYQKYHPDISKEDVVTYIDTFYQNHYEKLKQLHYPDDILLQMMETASIKDFDSLIQQNLDYQQTKPFLSIKGMVYQHLNQYIQSQKQPLQAVLSISYPFIDSHNEVTQNYLIVQPNAYTTLIKKGFQIASDYVPKDLVTPNLPYSPDCDNKQLRKEAANALEDMYQDALKEDLHLAINSAYRTYQQQKAIYDDYHQKYDEVTANGLVAIPGCSEHQLGLGVDLTSQSVLDHQWRFFGDTPEYQWVIKNAHRYGYILRYPSQKSALTGTANEPWHFRYVGKDVSQIIYENNWTLEDYILHNGFSSTLQKINK, encoded by the coding sequence ATGAAACGCTACAAACGTCAATATTATCAAAAACCAAAGTCATTTCCTAAAAAATTAGTTATTATCGGAATTGTTCTTGGTATTTTAGGAGTCACTACGTATTTTCAATGGACACGTATCCAACTTATTTTAAAAGGTTATAATCTAACCGAACAAACAATGATTTTATCTTTAGATGACCAAGATATCAAGACATATTTACAAGAGCCTAAAATAGCCCATTTAGAGACCTGGAACACTTTGAAAAATCAACAGCACTACCTTGAATACATAACTTATCAAAAATATCATCCAGATATTTCTAAAGAAGACGTTGTCACATATATCGATACATTTTATCAAAACCATTATGAGAAACTCAAACAACTTCATTATCCTGATGATATTCTTTTACAAATGATGGAAACAGCTTCTATCAAAGATTTTGATAGCCTTATCCAACAAAATTTAGATTATCAACAAACCAAACCGTTTTTGTCAATCAAAGGAATGGTTTATCAACATCTCAATCAGTATATTCAATCTCAAAAACAACCTTTACAAGCAGTATTATCTATATCCTATCCATTTATTGATTCACACAATGAAGTGACTCAAAACTACCTCATTGTTCAACCTAATGCTTATACAACCCTTATAAAAAAAGGATTTCAAATTGCATCAGATTATGTACCAAAAGATCTTGTTACACCCAATTTACCATACAGTCCTGATTGCGACAATAAACAATTGCGAAAAGAAGCTGCCAATGCTTTAGAGGATATGTATCAGGATGCTTTAAAAGAAGATTTACATTTAGCAATCAATAGTGCTTATCGAACTTATCAGCAACAAAAAGCAATTTATGATGACTATCATCAAAAGTACGATGAGGTCACAGCAAATGGTCTCGTTGCAATACCTGGCTGTAGTGAACATCAATTAGGTTTAGGAGTTGATTTAACAAGTCAAAGCGTTCTTGATCATCAATGGCGTTTTTTTGGTGATACACCTGAATACCAATGGGTTATTAAAAATGCTCATCGTTACGGATATATTCTCAGATATCCAAGTCAGAAATCTGCCCTTACAGGAACTGCTAATGAACCTTGGCATTTTCGTTATGTTGGTAAAGATGTTTCACAAATCATCTACGAAAACAATTGGACATTAGAGGATTATATATTACACAACGGATTTTCATCAACTTTACAGAAGATAAATAAATAA
- the vanT gene encoding serine racemase VanT catalytic subunit — MINQQIYKERSWIEIDLDALIHNVHEISTLLKKPSQIMAVVKADAYGHGAPIIAQTLEKSGIRYFAVATLDEAIELRMHHIQSEILILGYTSPHLAKFLHQYHLTQTVIDYNYALQLSQMHIPLNIHIKIDSGMHRLGEDYHDLYHILKIFELPHLHMTGIFSHLCVADSSKTDDIDFTHQQFQHFNETISKLQKLGYNVGKVHMQSSYGLLNYPEYQYDYARIGIALYGVLSSPNDFMKHPIQLQPVLSMRSHIACIHQVSANSAIGYGRSYTLQQDSLIATVPIGYADGLPRQLSSWQNVIVNGKKVPIVGRICMDQLMIDITSLPHCQVGDIVTIIGKDRQAQITVEELANNANTISNEILSRVGQRLPKIYYQKGVNHETLQTSILSKTKVIS; from the coding sequence ATGATAAATCAACAAATATATAAAGAAAGAAGCTGGATTGAAATTGATCTTGATGCCCTTATTCATAACGTTCATGAAATTTCTACTTTATTAAAAAAGCCATCGCAAATTATGGCCGTTGTTAAAGCTGATGCATATGGACATGGTGCACCTATCATTGCCCAGACACTAGAAAAATCTGGAATCCGTTATTTTGCTGTAGCAACATTAGATGAAGCTATTGAACTCAGAATGCATCATATCCAAAGTGAGATTTTAATTCTTGGATACACTTCACCACATTTGGCTAAATTTCTTCACCAATATCATCTAACACAAACAGTTATTGATTACAATTATGCTTTACAACTTTCTCAAATGCATATTCCTTTAAATATTCATATCAAGATTGATTCAGGAATGCATCGTTTAGGAGAAGATTATCATGATCTTTATCATATTCTAAAAATATTTGAATTACCGCATTTACATATGACAGGAATTTTTTCTCATCTCTGTGTTGCTGATAGTTCAAAAACTGATGATATTGATTTTACACATCAACAGTTTCAACATTTTAATGAAACCATTTCAAAGTTACAAAAATTAGGCTATAACGTTGGAAAAGTACATATGCAAAGTAGTTATGGTTTACTTAATTATCCTGAATATCAATATGATTATGCCCGAATTGGGATTGCCTTATATGGTGTTTTATCAAGTCCCAATGATTTTATGAAACATCCTATCCAATTACAACCGGTTCTTTCTATGCGTTCTCATATTGCCTGTATTCATCAAGTGAGTGCCAATAGCGCAATTGGTTATGGTAGAAGTTATACTTTACAACAAGATAGCCTAATTGCAACAGTTCCAATTGGTTATGCTGATGGATTACCTAGACAATTATCATCTTGGCAAAATGTTATTGTGAATGGTAAAAAAGTTCCTATTGTGGGAAGAATTTGTATGGATCAGTTAATGATTGATATCACCTCTCTTCCTCATTGTCAAGTTGGTGATATTGTCACTATCATTGGCAAAGATCGTCAAGCACAAATAACGGTAGAAGAACTAGCCAACAACGCAAATACCATCAGCAATGAAATATTAAGTCGAGTTGGTCAGCGACTTCCCAAAATTTATTATCAAAAAGGAGTCAATCATGAAACGCTACAAACGTCAATATTATCAAAAACCAAAGTCATTTCCTAA
- the vanG gene encoding D-alanine--D-serine ligase VanG, producing MKKLAILFGGHSSEYSVSLESAYSVLSHINKEKYDLYMIGITKEGKWYHFDRDIEQIRDDTWWQNPLHSVTISPEPTQHAFIEMKKDHFIYVYVDAVFPILHGQNGEDGTIQALVQLSGIPLIGCSLMSSALCMDKYRAHAIVSQMGIKTPKALVLTSSSDLNTFKQEIQKLHYPLFVKPMKAGSSLGISKITDFSELKPAISLAYQYDNEIIIEEAISGFEVGCAIMGTDQLIVGRVDEIELSQGFFDFTEKYSLKTSQIHMPARIDSNIEKQIQNTAKIIYQALGCQIFARVDMFLTPKNEIVFNEVNTIPGFTSHSRFPNMMKGIGLSFTEILDTIIEMGLAHENHRFTSN from the coding sequence ATGAAAAAATTAGCGATTCTTTTTGGAGGTCATTCAAGTGAGTATAGTGTTTCGCTTGAATCAGCTTATTCTGTTTTAAGCCATATCAATAAAGAAAAATATGACTTGTATATGATTGGTATTACAAAAGAGGGAAAATGGTATCACTTTGATCGGGATATTGAACAAATTAGAGATGATACATGGTGGCAAAATCCATTACATTCTGTCACTATTTCACCCGAACCTACACAACATGCATTTATTGAAATGAAAAAAGATCATTTTATCTATGTATATGTTGATGCAGTATTCCCTATTCTTCATGGTCAAAATGGTGAAGATGGTACGATTCAGGCTCTTGTTCAATTATCTGGCATTCCATTAATTGGCTGTTCACTTATGAGTTCTGCACTTTGTATGGATAAATACAGAGCACATGCTATTGTTTCTCAAATGGGCATTAAAACACCTAAAGCATTGGTATTAACATCATCATCTGATTTAAACACATTTAAACAAGAAATTCAAAAATTACACTATCCACTTTTTGTAAAGCCTATGAAAGCAGGATCATCTTTAGGAATTTCTAAAATCACAGATTTTTCTGAATTAAAACCAGCAATTTCTCTGGCATACCAATATGATAATGAAATTATTATTGAAGAAGCCATTTCAGGATTTGAAGTTGGATGTGCTATTATGGGAACAGATCAATTGATAGTTGGACGTGTAGATGAGATTGAGTTATCACAGGGATTTTTTGATTTCACAGAAAAGTATTCACTGAAAACATCTCAAATCCATATGCCTGCAAGAATTGATTCAAACATCGAAAAACAAATTCAAAACACAGCAAAAATAATCTATCAGGCACTAGGGTGTCAAATCTTTGCAAGGGTTGATATGTTTTTAACACCTAAAAATGAAATTGTTTTTAATGAAGTCAATACAATCCCAGGATTCACATCACATAGCCGTTTTCCAAATATGATGAAAGGCATCGGACTTTCTTTTACTGAAATATTAGATACTATTATTGAAATGGGGTTAGCTCATGAAAACCATCGCTTTACATCCAACTGA
- a CDS encoding D-alanyl-D-alanine carboxypeptidase family protein produces the protein MKTIALHPTDIHKGPLILINSDYPYYENPHLRIIEEHQILLEKTTMNLYNQIINDPYLQKNIMPTSGYRTAIQQTQIYNDSLKENGLDFTQRFVALPQHSEHQSGLAIDLSLSHEDIDLITPHFVDHSACEYFKNRALEYGFIQRYTKEKQFITNIDDEPWHFRYIGIPHSFYMFENNLCLEEYIDHLKRYSIYQPLHYCYQNRLFTIFYVPVAQESVHLSLSDQAIYQISGNNVDGFIVTSWRAYV, from the coding sequence ATGAAAACCATCGCTTTACATCCAACTGATATTCATAAAGGTCCACTCATTCTTATTAATTCTGATTATCCTTATTATGAAAATCCTCATTTACGCATTATTGAAGAGCATCAAATCTTATTAGAAAAAACAACGATGAATTTATACAATCAGATCATTAATGATCCCTATCTTCAAAAGAATATTATGCCTACAAGTGGTTATCGTACAGCCATCCAACAAACTCAAATATATAATGATTCTTTAAAAGAGAATGGTCTGGATTTTACTCAACGTTTTGTCGCACTACCACAACACAGTGAACATCAAAGTGGACTTGCTATTGATTTAAGTTTATCGCATGAAGATATCGATTTGATAACGCCTCATTTTGTTGACCATAGTGCATGTGAATATTTTAAAAACCGTGCTTTAGAATATGGTTTTATTCAAAGATATACCAAAGAAAAACAATTTATCACAAATATTGATGATGAACCATGGCATTTTCGTTATATCGGTATTCCCCATTCTTTTTATATGTTTGAAAATAATCTTTGTTTAGAAGAATATATAGATCATTTAAAACGATATTCTATTTATCAACCATTACATTATTGTTATCAAAATCGATTATTTACTATTTTCTACGTCCCTGTAGCGCAAGAAAGTGTTCATCTTTCTTTATCTGATCAAGCCATTTATCAAATTTCCGGAAATAATGTTGATGGCTTTATTGTAACATCATGGAGGGCCTATGTTTAA
- a CDS encoding ATP-dependent Clp protease ATP-binding subunit codes for MNIEKWTMAMQEALQKAISETLSMSRQVVDIEDLLIALLEDTSGIFYRVLTKANVDINQFRSFLEKKRSQKPRIEGVDESQIRISYDLNQLLMKAQNVMNDYKDEYLSVEHLMMAMFKVQSSLTQEIIKEFHLNQKELEKTIKEMRGGKMVDNPNPENQYEVLTKYGRDLIQDVQDGKLDPVIGRDEEIRRVVQILSRKTKNNPILIGEPGVGKTAIVEGLAWRIFKNDVPTSLQNKTLYELDLGALVAGAKYRGEFEERLKAVLNEIKKAEGNIILFIDEIHQLVGAGKTDGAMDAANLLKPMLARGELHCIGATTLDEYRLYIEKDAALERRFQKVTVDEPDTDDTIAILRGLKDSFESHHGVQITDSAIVGAVNMSQRYITDRFLPDKAIDLIDEACASVRMEIDSLPEELDVITREKNRLEMERISIEKEDKNDDNEKRLDEIKSRIASLDEKMIGLTDKWKEEKKALDHIKELKDQKVRLEALKDKYETEGNLEEASKIKYETLPRINKEISDFQSNESEDALLQEKVTVDTVSEVIARWTGIPMNKLMESEREKLLHLDEILRQRVMGQDEAIEKVSDAILRSRAGINDENRPIGSFLFLGPTGVGKTEVAKSLAEQLFDSEKNIVRIDMSEYMEKFSVSRLLGAPPGYVGYEEGGQLSEAVRRAPYSIVLLDEIEKAHPEVFNVLLQVLDDGRITDSKGNVVSFKNTIIIMTSNIGSQYLLQGNNEETRHEVEIELKAHFKPEFLNRIDETVMFNSLDQQVVYQIIDKFVHQLSERLADQKVTIQVSSSAKEEIAKEGFDPTFGARPLKRFIQSHIETLIAKAMIKGDIVRGSHIVVDYQNDRFTIMNA; via the coding sequence ATGAATATAGAAAAATGGACAATGGCAATGCAGGAAGCCTTACAAAAAGCAATTTCAGAGACTTTGTCAATGTCTCGGCAAGTTGTTGATATTGAAGATCTTCTGATTGCCTTATTGGAAGATACTAGTGGTATATTTTATCGTGTTTTAACAAAAGCTAATGTAGATATAAATCAATTTAGATCATTTTTGGAAAAGAAAAGAAGTCAAAAACCTCGTATTGAAGGGGTAGATGAAAGTCAGATTAGGATTTCATATGATCTTAATCAGTTGCTTATGAAAGCTCAAAATGTGATGAATGATTATAAAGATGAATATTTAAGTGTTGAACATTTAATGATGGCAATGTTTAAAGTTCAAAGTTCTTTAACTCAGGAAATTATTAAAGAGTTTCATTTGAATCAAAAAGAACTTGAAAAAACGATTAAAGAAATGCGAGGTGGGAAAATGGTAGATAATCCAAATCCAGAAAATCAATATGAAGTTTTAACAAAATATGGTCGAGATTTAATTCAAGATGTACAAGATGGAAAATTGGATCCGGTCATTGGTCGTGATGAAGAAATCAGACGAGTTGTTCAAATCTTATCACGTAAAACAAAGAATAACCCAATTTTGATTGGTGAACCAGGGGTTGGGAAAACAGCAATCGTAGAGGGATTGGCATGGCGTATTTTCAAAAATGATGTTCCTACAAGTTTGCAAAATAAGACACTTTACGAACTTGATTTAGGAGCGTTGGTTGCTGGTGCTAAATATCGTGGTGAATTTGAAGAAAGATTAAAAGCGGTTTTAAATGAAATTAAGAAAGCTGAAGGAAATATTATTTTGTTTATTGATGAAATTCATCAATTGGTTGGTGCTGGAAAAACAGATGGGGCAATGGATGCGGCTAATTTATTGAAACCTATGTTAGCGCGTGGTGAACTTCATTGTATTGGTGCAACAACATTAGATGAATATCGTTTATATATTGAAAAAGATGCAGCCCTGGAAAGACGTTTTCAAAAGGTAACAGTTGATGAACCTGATACAGATGATACAATTGCAATTTTACGTGGACTCAAAGATAGTTTTGAATCACATCATGGTGTTCAAATTACCGATAGTGCTATTGTTGGGGCTGTCAATATGTCACAACGTTATATTACTGATCGATTCCTGCCAGATAAAGCTATTGATTTAATTGATGAGGCTTGTGCATCAGTCCGCATGGAAATTGATTCATTACCAGAAGAATTAGATGTCATTACAAGAGAAAAGAATCGTTTAGAAATGGAACGTATTTCAATAGAAAAAGAAGATAAAAACGATGACAATGAAAAACGATTAGATGAAATTAAGAGTCGAATTGCTTCACTTGATGAGAAAATGATTGGTTTGACTGATAAATGGAAAGAAGAAAAGAAAGCATTAGATCATATTAAAGAATTAAAAGATCAAAAAGTACGTTTAGAAGCTTTAAAAGATAAATATGAGACAGAAGGAAATTTAGAAGAAGCTTCTAAAATTAAATATGAGACATTACCAAGAATCAATAAGGAAATTTCAGATTTTCAATCAAATGAATCAGAAGATGCACTCTTACAAGAAAAAGTCACTGTTGATACTGTTAGCGAAGTGATTGCTCGCTGGACAGGTATCCCAATGAATAAATTAATGGAATCTGAAAGAGAAAAGTTATTACATCTTGATGAAATTTTAAGACAAAGAGTCATGGGACAAGATGAAGCAATTGAAAAAGTAAGTGATGCTATTTTAAGATCACGTGCTGGTATTAATGATGAAAATAGACCAATTGGTTCTTTCCTATTCTTAGGTCCAACTGGTGTAGGAAAAACAGAAGTTGCAAAAAGTTTGGCAGAACAACTCTTTGATAGTGAAAAGAATATTGTTCGTATTGATATGAGTGAGTACATGGAAAAATTTAGTGTCTCAAGATTATTAGGTGCGCCACCAGGTTATGTAGGTTATGAAGAAGGCGGTCAATTAAGCGAAGCGGTCAGACGTGCTCCTTATAGTATTGTTTTATTGGATGAAATAGAAAAAGCACATCCTGAAGTTTTCAATGTTTTATTACAAGTTTTAGATGATGGTCGTATTACTGATTCTAAAGGAAATGTAGTTAGCTTTAAAAATACAATTATTATCATGACATCTAATATTGGTTCACAATATTTGTTGCAGGGAAATAATGAAGAAACAAGACATGAAGTTGAAATCGAATTAAAAGCTCATTTTAAACCAGAATTCTTAAATCGAATTGATGAGACTGTGATGTTCAATTCATTAGATCAACAAGTTGTATATCAGATTATTGATAAATTTGTTCATCAGTTATCTGAACGATTAGCTGATCAAAAAGTTACTATTCAAGTTTCTTCGAGTGCAAAAGAAGAAATTGCTAAGGAAGGCTTTGATCCAACTTTTGGAGCTAGACCATTAAAACGTTTTATTCAATCTCATATCGAAACTTTAATTGCTAAAGCAATGATTAAAGGTGATATTGTGCGTGGTAGTCATATTGTTGTTGATTATCAAAATGACAGGTTTACAATTATGAATGCATAA